Proteins from a genomic interval of Polaribacter sejongensis:
- a CDS encoding tetratricopeptide repeat protein produces MSLLKFESMLKTNAVYFFDLVEFEEIIVHYLDAGKHALAKKAVKLGLQQHPASVELKLLQVEIYVFENELDKASILLKIIERLEPNNDEVFIQKATISSKQGNHKEAIELLKKALTFTDDKVDVWSLLGMEYLYLDDFNNARSTFIKCVEVDFEDYSALYNVVYCFDMEAKHEEAITYLNAYVERNPYCEVAWHQLGRQYFILEMFEKALMSFEYAVLIDESFIGGYLEKAKTLEQLGRYKEAIDNYLITLELDDATAFVCLRVGECYEKLLNLDEAISFYKKAVHEDPLLDKGWVSLANLYFLDENYQKAAYYISKALKIEEDNFLYWRRYAEINLRLNFYEEAVVGYVKCLSLNDTDLEVFIGLTDVLSFLGEFNDAMSTLVKAQKFYKDAAEIEYRLAGLFFILNKEKYGFDHLITALTIDYDYHIILKELYPIVYDDKKVQKLLVDYKKATE; encoded by the coding sequence ATGTCCCTCTTAAAGTTTGAATCCATGCTTAAAACCAACGCAGTTTATTTTTTTGATCTGGTTGAGTTTGAAGAAATAATTGTACATTATTTAGATGCTGGTAAACATGCTTTGGCTAAAAAAGCCGTAAAATTAGGGTTGCAACAACACCCTGCTTCTGTAGAGTTAAAATTACTACAAGTAGAAATTTATGTTTTTGAAAATGAGTTAGATAAAGCATCCATATTATTAAAAATAATTGAGCGTTTAGAGCCTAATAATGATGAAGTTTTTATACAAAAAGCAACCATCAGTTCTAAACAAGGAAACCATAAAGAAGCTATAGAATTATTAAAAAAAGCGTTGACTTTTACAGATGATAAAGTAGATGTTTGGTCTCTTTTAGGAATGGAATATTTGTATTTAGACGACTTTAATAATGCACGTTCTACGTTTATAAAGTGTGTAGAAGTCGATTTTGAAGATTATTCTGCCTTGTATAATGTAGTGTATTGTTTCGATATGGAAGCTAAACATGAAGAAGCAATAACGTATTTAAATGCTTATGTAGAAAGAAATCCATATTGTGAGGTTGCTTGGCATCAATTAGGAAGGCAATATTTTATTTTAGAAATGTTTGAAAAGGCTTTAATGTCTTTTGAATATGCTGTTTTAATTGATGAATCTTTTATTGGAGGTTATTTAGAAAAAGCAAAAACCTTAGAGCAATTAGGGCGTTATAAAGAAGCGATCGATAATTATTTAATTACGTTAGAATTAGATGATGCAACTGCTTTTGTATGTCTTAGGGTAGGAGAGTGCTATGAAAAATTATTAAATTTAGATGAAGCTATTTCATTTTATAAAAAAGCGGTACATGAAGATCCTTTGTTAGATAAAGGTTGGGTGTCACTCGCTAATTTATATTTTTTAGATGAAAACTATCAGAAAGCTGCTTATTATATTTCTAAGGCGTTAAAAATTGAAGAGGATAATTTTTTGTATTGGAGACGATATGCTGAAATTAATTTAAGACTTAACTTCTATGAAGAAGCGGTAGTTGGTTATGTAAAATGTTTAAGTTTAAATGATACCGACTTAGAGGTTTTTATAGGTTTAACGGATGTATTATCTTTTTTAGGCGAATTTAACGATGCTATGAGTACTCTAGTTAAAGCACAAAAATTTTACAAAGATGCTGCTGAAATAGAATATAGATTAGCAGGCTTATTTTTTATTCTGAATAAAGAAAAATACGGATTTGATCACTTAATTACTGCTTTAACAATAGATTACGATTATCATATTATTTTAAAAGAATTGTACCCAATTGTCTATGACGATAAAAAAGTGCAAAAACTTTTAGTTGATTATAAAAAAGCAACGGAATAA
- a CDS encoding type II toxin-antitoxin system RelE/ParE family toxin — protein sequence MNNKITKVVWTRKAQESLLLILEYRYTKSPSARKIVRKDIIRASKEIQFAEQFQKDDILPEYRRIIFRDYKRIYSYEKEVVYILNVICTKAN from the coding sequence ATGAATAATAAGATTACTAAAGTTGTTTGGACAAGAAAAGCTCAAGAATCTTTACTCTTAATCTTAGAATATAGGTATACTAAATCGCCATCAGCAAGAAAAATTGTAAGAAAAGATATTATTAGAGCTTCAAAAGAAATTCAGTTTGCTGAACAATTTCAAAAAGATGACATTTTACCAGAATACCGAAGAATAATTTTTAGAGATTATAAACGAATCTATTCTTATGAAAAAGAAGTAGTTTACATCTTAAATGTTATTTGTACAAAAGCGAATTAA
- a CDS encoding T9SS type A sorting domain-containing protein, protein MVKKLLFILFLCYTSIGFSQENSIDGLSAAPNPFTNSTKISFSSDANKTIYFTVKNVLGKTVYRKSIQIKSGKNNIPFYKDNLATGMYIYSIQDNKRTISKRFVIR, encoded by the coding sequence ATGGTAAAAAAACTACTTTTTATTTTATTTTTATGTTACACTTCAATTGGTTTTTCTCAAGAAAACTCTATTGATGGTTTATCTGCTGCTCCAAATCCATTTACCAATTCTACCAAAATTAGTTTTTCATCAGACGCTAACAAGACCATTTATTTTACGGTTAAAAATGTTCTAGGAAAAACAGTATATAGAAAAAGTATTCAGATTAAATCTGGTAAAAATAACATTCCTTTTTATAAAGATAATTTAGCTACAGGTATGTACATTTATAGTATTCAAGACAATAAAAGAACCATCTCTAAACGATTTGTGATTAGATGA
- a CDS encoding ABC transporter ATP-binding protein — translation MKIKNKHIILKTENLSIGYQQKKNSKIIASNINLEIEKGKLITVLGKNGIGKSTLLRTLSKVQKPISGEIFIHQKNLQNFTEKALSTQLSLVLTERLPESQLTVYELIALGRQPYTNWIDKLSSKDIEKVDTAINQTEIEQLKNNRFYELSDGQLQRVLIARALAQDTEIIILDEPTAHLDMHHTIKIFSLLKKLVADTNKTIIISSHEINLSIQLADEVMLLTENTVHFGTPTELITINAFDTLFPKELVNFNKTLQQFVINKS, via the coding sequence TTGAAAATAAAAAATAAACATATCATCCTTAAAACTGAAAATCTATCGATAGGTTATCAGCAAAAAAAGAACTCTAAAATTATTGCATCTAACATTAATTTAGAAATTGAAAAAGGAAAATTAATAACGGTTTTGGGTAAAAACGGAATCGGAAAGTCTACTTTATTAAGAACACTTTCTAAGGTTCAAAAACCTATTTCTGGAGAAATCTTCATTCATCAGAAAAATTTACAAAACTTCACAGAAAAAGCACTTTCTACTCAATTAAGTTTGGTATTAACAGAACGTTTACCAGAAAGCCAGTTAACGGTTTACGAATTAATTGCATTAGGCAGACAGCCTTACACCAATTGGATTGATAAACTTTCTAGCAAAGACATCGAAAAAGTAGATACAGCTATTAATCAAACAGAAATAGAACAACTTAAAAACAACCGTTTTTATGAATTAAGTGATGGTCAGCTGCAAAGAGTTTTAATTGCACGAGCATTAGCGCAAGACACCGAAATTATTATTTTAGATGAGCCAACAGCCCATTTAGACATGCATCATACCATTAAGATATTTTCATTATTAAAAAAATTAGTTGCAGATACTAATAAAACAATTATAATTTCTTCACACGAAATAAACCTATCTATTCAATTAGCAGATGAAGTAATGCTTTTAACAGAAAACACAGTACACTTCGGTACACCTACAGAATTAATAACAATTAATGCTTTTGACACACTTTTCCCTAAAGAACTTGTTAATTTTAACAAAACGTTACAACAATTTGTGATTAACAAAAGTTAA
- a CDS encoding M28 family metallopeptidase: protein MKNILYTFGLFFLIACSSSKNATKEDSNIDYAAQYAASITAEDLKTNLYIFASDEFEGRNTGEPGQKKAIEFLKNFYVSKGISSGLGGDNYYQEVPAEWINKNTRRGKYKDSENVLAFIKGSEKPDEIVVISAHLDHEGVKNGEIYNGADDDGSGSVAILEIAKAFKEAEKAGKGPKRSILFLHVTGEEKGLLGSKYYTENPIFPLANTVCNLNIDMIGRIDDAHKTDTNYIYLIGADKLSTELHQVSENANTKYTNINLDYTYNDENDPNRFYYRSDHYNFAKHNIPVIFYFNGTHEDYHKPSDTPDKIEYELLEKRTRLVFHTAWEVANRATRLVVDKAGK, encoded by the coding sequence ATGAAAAACATCCTTTATACATTTGGACTATTTTTTTTAATAGCATGTAGCTCTAGTAAAAATGCTACAAAAGAAGATTCAAACATCGATTATGCTGCTCAATATGCTGCATCAATTACAGCTGAAGATTTAAAAACTAATTTATATATTTTTGCTTCGGATGAATTTGAAGGTAGAAATACCGGAGAACCTGGACAGAAAAAAGCGATTGAATTTTTAAAAAACTTCTATGTTTCTAAAGGAATCTCTTCTGGTTTAGGAGGCGATAATTATTATCAAGAAGTACCTGCTGAATGGATTAATAAAAATACACGTCGTGGTAAATATAAAGATTCAGAAAATGTTTTAGCATTTATAAAAGGATCAGAAAAACCAGATGAAATTGTAGTTATTTCTGCTCATTTAGATCACGAAGGTGTAAAAAATGGTGAAATTTATAACGGTGCAGATGATGATGGTTCTGGTTCTGTAGCTATTTTAGAAATTGCAAAAGCTTTTAAAGAAGCAGAAAAAGCAGGAAAAGGCCCTAAAAGATCGATATTATTTTTACATGTTACCGGTGAAGAAAAAGGATTATTAGGTTCTAAATATTATACTGAAAACCCAATATTTCCATTAGCAAATACTGTTTGTAATTTAAATATTGATATGATTGGCAGAATTGATGACGCACACAAAACAGACACGAACTACATCTATTTAATTGGAGCAGATAAATTGAGCACAGAGCTTCACCAAGTTTCTGAAAACGCTAACACTAAATACACCAATATTAATTTAGATTATACTTATAATGATGAAAATGACCCAAATCGTTTTTACTATAGATCTGATCATTATAACTTTGCTAAACACAATATTCCTGTAATCTTTTATTTTAACGGAACACATGAAGATTACCATAAACCTTCTGATACTCCTGATAAAATTGAATATGAATTACTAGAAAAAAGAACTCGTTTGGTTTTTCATACAGCATGGGAAGTTGCCAATAGAGCAACAAGGTTAGTTGTTGATAAAGCTGGCAAGTAA
- the pyrR gene encoding bifunctional pyr operon transcriptional regulator/uracil phosphoribosyltransferase PyrR — MSKKNLLNSKDIEIILHRLACQLIENHNDFSNTVLIGLQPRGSFLANRLADLLKNTYNVKDLKLGLLDITFYRDDFRRRDAPLAATATKMDFIIEGKNVVIIDDVLFSGRSIRAALTAMQAYGRPDNIELLVLIDRRFSRHLPIQPNYRGRQVDAINHEKVLVTWKETHKKDAVYIESK; from the coding sequence ATGAGCAAAAAAAACTTACTTAACTCAAAGGATATTGAAATAATTTTACATCGATTGGCTTGTCAGTTAATCGAAAATCATAACGATTTTTCTAATACCGTATTAATTGGTTTGCAACCAAGGGGTAGTTTTTTGGCTAATAGATTAGCCGATTTATTAAAAAACACTTACAACGTTAAAGACTTAAAATTAGGATTATTAGATATTACCTTTTACAGAGATGATTTTAGAAGAAGAGATGCACCTTTAGCAGCTACAGCGACTAAAATGGACTTTATAATTGAAGGTAAAAATGTAGTAATTATTGACGATGTTTTGTTTTCTGGTAGAAGCATTAGAGCTGCATTAACTGCAATGCAAGCCTACGGCAGACCAGATAATATTGAGCTATTAGTATTAATAGACAGACGTTTTAGTAGACATTTACCAATTCAGCCAAATTATAGAGGCCGTCAAGTAGATGCTATTAACCATGAAAAGGTATTAGTTACCTGGAAAGAAACACACAAAAAAGACGCAGTTTACATAGAATCAAAATAA
- a CDS encoding aspartate carbamoyltransferase catalytic subunit — protein MSELSVEHLLGIKYLKETDIDLIFRTADHFKEVINRPIKKVPSLRDITIANLFFENSTRTKLSFELAEKRLSADVINFSAGQSSVKKGETLIDTVNNILAMKVDIVVMRHASVGAGVFLSKHVDAKIINAGDGTHEHPTQALLDSYSIREKLGSVKGKKIVIVGDILHSRVALSNIFALQLQGAKVKVCGPTTLIPKYISSLGVEVETNLKKALEWCDVANVLRVQNERMDLKYFPSTREYTQLFGINQEILDSLDKKIVIMHPGPINRGVEITSEVADSNQSIILNQVENGVAVRMAVIYLLAQQVKR, from the coding sequence ATGTCAGAATTAAGTGTAGAACATTTATTAGGAATAAAGTATCTAAAAGAAACTGATATTGATCTTATTTTTAGAACTGCAGATCATTTTAAAGAGGTAATTAACAGACCTATTAAAAAAGTTCCTTCTCTTAGAGATATTACTATTGCTAACTTGTTTTTTGAAAACAGTACGCGTACAAAATTAAGTTTCGAATTGGCAGAAAAAAGACTTTCTGCAGATGTAATTAACTTTTCTGCAGGACAATCTTCTGTAAAAAAAGGAGAAACTCTAATTGATACCGTAAACAATATTTTAGCAATGAAAGTTGATATTGTTGTTATGCGACATGCAAGTGTTGGAGCTGGCGTTTTCCTATCTAAACATGTAGATGCTAAAATTATTAATGCTGGAGACGGAACGCATGAACACCCGACTCAAGCTCTATTAGACTCTTATTCTATTAGAGAAAAATTGGGCAGTGTAAAGGGCAAAAAAATAGTTATTGTAGGAGATATTTTACACTCTAGAGTTGCATTATCTAATATTTTTGCACTGCAATTACAAGGTGCCAAAGTAAAGGTTTGTGGCCCTACAACACTTATTCCTAAATACATTTCTAGTTTGGGTGTAGAAGTAGAAACCAATCTAAAAAAAGCTTTAGAATGGTGTGATGTTGCCAATGTTTTACGTGTTCAAAATGAAAGAATGGATCTTAAGTACTTTCCTTCTACCAGAGAATACACGCAACTTTTTGGTATAAATCAAGAGATTTTAGATAGTCTCGACAAGAAAATTGTAATCATGCATCCAGGACCTATAAACCGTGGTGTAGAAATTACAAGTGAAGTTGCCGACTCTAATCAATCTATTATTCTAAACCAAGTAGAAAACGGAGTTGCCGTAAGAATGGCAGTTATTTATTTATTAGCACAACAAGTTAAGCGATAA